A window of Fusarium falciforme chromosome 1, complete sequence genomic DNA:
TTGGCTTCAGGGTAAAGGAGCATGCTTCAAAACGGAGAGATAGCCGTCAAATCCACGGTTGTCCTTCTGATTCATATTTGCGTCATAATAAGGGCTTTATTTAGCATTGCGAATTCTTGATTGATTAGTTTCTTTCCACTTTTCTTAATTTGTTTTCCTACTTTATCACCATTTCTCTCATTGAAGGCGCCTCACACAGCTAGCACTTCACCTCCATCTCTTGCTCTACATCGAAGGCTCGAACTATTTAACCATGGGGTCCTTTTTTCccctcgtcttcctctttcGTCTTGTTTTCCTGATGAGATCATCTGATTTTCTCAATACACATAAAGATTGAATGTGCGTGTCGTGTCTCTCATTCTCATGATCGTAGCATGTTCAAGGCGTTACTGTGGCCACTTACACCAAGCACTAGATCATCTCGACATCGACTGCAAGAACAAAACTGGATATCTAAGAAAGGTCATAAATGCATTCATGGTATATCCGCCCTATTCACCCTTAATCTCAGACTGGTGCCCCTTGatagcctccttctcctctgccGTCAGCTCAATTCCAAAATACTCCTTCAAAGCCTCCACCCTCTCCGCCTCATTCTTACACtccttcaccaccaccgtctTTCCGCCGAGATTCTCCTTGATCACCTCATTGATCAACATCCTCTTGCCATAAACCTCTTCTCCCGTGGGCGTCCCCACCTTGGCCCTCCGCAAAAACTTGACCACCAGCACCGTCGACGTCTGGAAGCTCCGCGTGCTGGTGCCCGTGTAGCAGTTGGAGACCTCAAAGTCGGCGGGCAGCCACTCGACTGAGTGGCTAAAGGCGTACAGGCTCGCCCACGGCTGGTCGGCGGCGTTGCGGCACTGGTAGATCCACAGGCGACGGCCCGCTGTGAGTTCCGTCTGGCCCGGGATGAAGTCTTTGATGAGCCGGGCGTCCTGCGTGCCCATGTTGCGCCACTCGGCGCCCTCGACCAGCGGCATCGGCTGCGTGGGGCCGTCGCCGCCGAAAGAGGCGTCGAGGACCCAACGGGTGTTGTCCGGCAGCGTCACGATGTTGACGATATGAACCCTGTAAGTGAGTCAGTCAAAATGTCTTATCTGTATTACTTCAAGTAAACTTACCAGCCGGGATATCCACCGTGAGGAACGCCATCCTTACGAAGTCTTACTCTTACTCCGACGGGATACACCTGAAAGCCGAGAGCGCGGAGCATGTAACAAAAGAACAAGTTGCTTTCCATGCAATAACCTCCCCTACCACGACCGCCGCCGACAATCTTGTCAAACAAGGCTTGAGGGTCGAGGGTCACGTCCCGGTGCGACGAGTAGTGCAGCGTCAGGTTGTCATAGGGCACCGTGGAGAGCATGTGCTGATGCAGCACGGTGAGAAAGGCATGGTCCAGGATAGGCTCGCTTCCGCTGCCAACGTAGAACTCGTGAGGGATTTCAAGGTGCTTGAGGAACTGGGCGACCTGCGCCTCGGAGTATACAGCTGAAGACATGGTGGTGAAGTGCAGAGTCTGAAGTAAGAGAGCCTAACACCAGAAGCAAGCGGACAAGTGAGTATTTCAGATAAAGGCCCAGCCTAAGGGGCAAAGTGCAAACACCGACGTCAGATCGAAAGATAAACGACATCCCTCTCGTCTATTTGTCCCGCAAACCCAAGCAGCAAAGGGACCGCAAGGGGACCCCATGCCGGTTGGTCCGCATCACGAAACGACAGACTTGCCAATCATCCAGGTCACTTCGGGCTCTGGCTCACAAGAACCATGAACGGCTGCGCCCTCTGTATCCACCCGGTCTCAAACGGTGGGCACATTTCGAGAGCGGAATCGTGGGAGCAGCCAATCAGGGGAATTCCGGCGTTTACTTCGGGAGCTGTGTATTTGTTAGTCTGGTGTTGGCGCAGAATCCGTAATAAATGCCTCTCGGTCCGTCTTGCACGGTCCATTCCCATGAGAGATGAGCGTCTTGTTCAGCTCTGttggttgctgctgttggctgctgctgttggcaTTCTGCAGAGTAATCACAGTCAGACATGTAAATGATCCGTCAAATTTCAATCGTTATAGTATAAAGAGTATCAAGGACAGACACCAGACCGCAAAACTCCCATCCTTACATGCAACCCCCCTCCCAGGATGACATGACTCTTTTTACCTCTATCTGTACAATGACATCGCGCCGTTAACGCCAAGCCCGAAACTGCCACTCTGCCCACCGACATTTCATCCCCCGTTCCTTTCCTACAGCTCCGTCCTccggctcgtcgtcgtcgtggcCGCCGCGCCGctcctcttggccttggtccCCGTCACGCCGGGCATGAAGTCCTGGATGCCCATCCATTCGACCACAAATGCCGTCGTGATCCTCGCCCAGTCGCGAACCGTCGGCAGATCGAGGttctcgccgtcgtcgcccATCTTGTGCCACATGATCGGGAACGGTGTCGGGATGATGTGCAGGATCTCGACGCCGCGCTGCATAAATGGCCGGTGATCGTCGTCGATGTAGCTGCGGCTGAAGCGGGTGGCATCCTTGTTCACCTCGGGGAGGAATGCTCTCTTAGGCTTCGTCTCGAGGAGGTTCAGCTCTCGCATGCGCTTCTCAAGCGCAGCCATTGCGCGGTATGCCCAATGCGTTGTCAGGAAGTACGAAGGGACTCTAGGGTTCTTTTCACCGAGAAGGTCGAGAAGAACGAAGAGGCTGATTGAGTCCAGCGGTGTTCGGTAAGTGGACGTAGAGCCGTGGAACTGGAACTCCCACTGTTCTGCGAGCGATCTTATCATGCGCGTTAGCAAAACTCGATGTTATGATGGTGCTGTTTCGTACCTCGACCCATAGAGGGAATCATCATTTGTCCACTCATGAAAGGCTTCCTCGCCGTCTAGAAACAGGATCTGAATTCCCTGGGCATCATCGAGTCCATCGTCGCCGTTCTTTTGCATGGTCTCCCACTTTGCCTTGAGCCCAGCCTCAATGCTCCTCGCCAGGTGCATCAGCATTGCACATGGCGCAGCGCTGTCTGTTGCGCCGATGAAACCCTCGGGCTCATACTTGCTGTCGTAGTGCGCAGCCAGGGTGAGGCGGCTCACGTCCCCCTTTTGCGCCCATGGCGGATCCCGGCGGAAGATGAGGTTCGCAAAGGGCACGTCCTTGTTACCGGTGGCGGGTGTCTTGGATGTCGAATTCTGCCACTCGAGCGTCCATTCGGGGAGGTTCTCGGTGAAGAAGTCGACAAAGTGCTTCTGGGTGCGCAGCTGGCCCTCGGTTCCAGGGACGCGGGGGATCAGGATCGGGGCCAACAGCTTGCCCTTGTGGATATCGAAATCGTCGCCGGGCGATGGGATGTTGTTGAGGGCATCGTCGGAAAGCGTCATGGAcccggcagcagcagctggcgAGAAGAGGGTTGTCGAGACGAGGGCGAAGATGCAGAGGGCGAGGGTGGTGAATGGCGATGGTATTCGGGGCATTGTCGAGGATGCGGCCATGCTAATGGCAGGTTTTCCCATTTGTCGTGGGAGGGGCGCGCGCGCAGGAACTAGCTCCTTCCGCCTGGAGCATCAGAGGTCGATCTGGCAGCGACGGGAGTTCCAGCGCGGGTAGGATACGCTGAGAAGCTGCGGGTGCTATAGAAGCGAGGGAATTATTACCTATCCAAAATGCTTCGTGTCCAAAAGTTGAAGCCTCGTATGGATGTAACTTGTTCAAGGGATAAAGTAGTGGGGGACACGAAACCTACGCCTGTCAGCGTCCACGAGGAGGTAACCTTGACCTCGAGGATGGACACGGTACCCGGCAATGATTTTAGTTACAGGAGGTTTCGAATTCACGATAGTGTTCCCCAGACCTTCTAACCTCAAATAATTAGAGTAGATAGCCCGGCCACTCAGTAGTAGCTCACGCTGTCATCAAACCAACGGCACCAATGCCAGGTACCTCACTCCTCGTCGACACCTTGACCAGATCGGCCCGGTGGAGGGCCACGCCGCAGCCCCCTTTCGGCTTGTGGCGGGGGAGACCCTTGCATAGAACAAACTTTCAGGGGCATCATCTGAACGTCCAGGGGGCTTGAGCGATAGAGCCCGATTGGCTGATAGCAACAACCTTGATGAAAGTGATGGATGGCAGGTTGGTGATATAGGCGGAAGGGACTAGAAAGGCAGTCCTGTTAAATATTACAACTCTATTCTAACTAAATGAAAAGAAAAGTGCACTGAGATGATAATGGAACCACCATAAAAAGATCCACTTTTATAGCCTTGCAAATTTGATTGATATCCATTGTTTGCATGCCTTCTTAGGAGCACTTTGCCTTAACCTCCACTGCATGGCTGTCTATGAACCAACTGAACTCCTGTCTCTTCACCGTGCACGGAATGGTGGGTAAGGCATTGGGGCCCCAACCATGTTGCAGCATGTGTAAGAACAATATAAAATATCCCGAATTGCTGTTGAAATTGTTCTTTCTCCGTAGGCTACTTGACTGAGAGTTGCCTGTGCGAGGTGGGATATCGCTCTCCAAGGTGGAGAGTGCAAGTTAGCCATGACGCCTATATCTACCCAATAATAACCAACCGGGAGATGTGGATGGCGGGGCTGAGATTGTCGTCGATGTCTTGACCATGACAGGCGTGGCGGAGGGTAAGGAGGTTCCTGTTCGTTTGGTGCTTGGAAAAGACTGCTTGAATGTTGTGAGGAGCAAGTGTGAGAGCACACTTCAACTGATAAATGAATGGGAGGGAGATGCTGTTTCGACAGACCGCATTGACTTAAAGTTGCGAGTGTTGAACCCTCCAACGTAAATGTAATTGTCGACTCAATTATAGTCATGTTATTTACTTGGACTGCGTCTAATGCGCAGACGCCTGCATATCCAAACAGGCCTTGTTACCCCCAACACCACATGGGTTTCGTTGAAATCTATTACAATGGATATATCGTGATAGCCGTGGCGCTGTGCAGGGTTTCATGTATCCTGGCGCCAGAATGAGTGCGAGAAACAAGTAAAAAACACCAGACGCCCGTCATGCTTTTCCTCCTCTGTACCGTGATGCCGATGCCTTCATCATTGCTCATCTCCCGGGGTAAGATATGTTGAATCTATAAGTTGATGCTGGATATGTCTTGATATATGCGCTACTCCATCTCACTGCGCCGTTCCCGTCTAATGCAGCTTGGTGGCATCGCGGGCAAGCTTGTTGGCAatctgcttctccttggggATTGTGAGGGCGTTGATGCCCAGGTAGTTGCAGATGCTCGTCACCACGAGCCAGGCCCAGCGGAAGTAGACGACCATGGAAAAGGCAAGGTAGGCCCACAGATAGTAGAGTTCCATCTCGGCGCTAATTTGGGGAAGTCCAATTCGGGGAAGGTTTCCGATGATCGCACCGCCGACGAGAGGGTACAACATAACGGTCCAGTAGGGGAAGGGCTGGCGCGTCAGGTGGGCGAGGATCATCTTGGTGGTGAGGCGGCCAAAGACGAACGCCATGGTGAAgcagaagaggacgaggtggTTGTCCTTCATGAGGGTACTGTACGGAGAAAAGACCCAGAGAGCAATCGAGATGGTGTAGACGGCCATGGGAATCCACTCGAGGAAGACGGACAAGACGGGGAGGCCGTTGGCGCGGCGGGCCTTGACAACGTTGAGGACGCAGAAAGGAATCTGAGTAAAGACGAGCGAGCTGACAATGAGACCAATCCAGATGTCTCGGAAGGTAGTCTCGCCCAAAAGGTCAGCAAGGCCGGGGAGGCTGCCGTTCAGACCGAGTCGCAGAGGCTGAGTCCAGATCTGAGGGCCCCAGATACCAGACATGATCATGATGGCGCAAGCGATGAGGATACCTTCGGTGGGACCGTTGATGACGCCGAGGTAGAGGGTGTGCGTGTGGTACGTCTCCCAGGTCGAGAAGAACATGGGGAGGCAGGGGCACAGCGCCGTGAAGATGCCAGCTGGCGAAGTACCCAGGCCCATAGCCGCCGTCTCGAGCAGACTGGCGAGGGTGCAGTTGAGGGAATCGATTCCATGGTCGAAGAGCTCGCCGAGGCCGCTCGAGGTTCCTGTTCGTCGCGCCTGCTTGCCGTCAAGGTTATCCATAGTCTGGTACATGAAGAGACCAAAGGCGAAGCTGAAGTAAATCCATGAGGGACCCTGGACCATGTCGTCAATCAGCAAATTACCCCCAAACTTTGCGCGCAGCGACAACGTACCGGTCCAACCAAGTCTGGCATGAAAATCTGGGCCAAGGCGACATTTCCCAGAATGAAGCAGAAACCCAAGAGGGTGACCATGTTGGGAGCGATCCATAGTGGGAGGAGGTTCACCGAGGCGTTCCACTGTATGACGACAAAGGACAAGGGTTAGCTGTCATGagctccatcatgtcggcgGACGAGAGCTTCATCGCTCCTCAGCGGATGCAATGTCGAGGACAATAGTCGAAGACAAGCTGTAGAGGGCCGCGGAGAGGAGAAACAAAGCTTTTCTGGGCATCGAGGAGACGTACAAAGGGGCCGAGGATGTATTTCGACACGGGCGACAGATCGACGCTGGAGTACTTGTACGTCTTGAGGTGGACAAGTGCATCATCAGAGATGCACTCTGCCACGTTTTTCTCTGCACAAAAATGTCAACGGTCAGCCTGAGACAACCAGAGATGCTCCCCCTCGAGGAGCATTCCATCAATCTGTTCATGACTTACTCGTGTTGGGAGCCATGTTGGTGCCGGTCGGGTCGCTGGCCGTGGGATTGAAAAGCGGTAGTGTCTCGCTCCCGGACATGGTGGGAAGGGAGGGGCCGGAGGGAGGGGCACGGAAAAACGGGGGAACCCTTTAAAAGGGTACGGGAGAGCAACAGCCAGCGCTGGAAAAAAATATGCCGGCAAAGCCAAGAAATTGGAGGCTACTGTACGCAATAGCTCCCTCGGTAGGACCTCTGATGCAGAAAGCCCAGCGGCGCAAAACAGAGACAGGCGGCGCTGCACGTGGGCGGAAATCTCAGGTCTCTGAGTGGAAGAATTGACAGGCGTGacgacttgggcttgggttTGGGGGTGGGCTTTGTTGAGGAACGGATGGGAATGGATTGGATGGCAGATCAAGTTTCAGGCCAAGAGATTCGATTCGCGACAGACCGGGGGATGGCTTGATCGGGGTCTAACGGTCGAGCAAAAGACGGTGAAGAGATAACAAACCGTGAAGGAATACCTTTGTTTTtatccaagaagaaggagtgtGAAGAAGAGATGGAAGTGTAAAGGGGCAGGTTTCGTctctggagctggaggacaGCAGGTACTTGAAATTGAAAAAGCTTCCCACTTGGATCCAGCATTCGTGGTCTCGTATGTCGCGCCGCGCGCCATTCGAGCCCCTGGACCACAGGCAGATGCCCCTGCCAGCGCCAGCGATCCGGCCCACTGGAGGTCTCCGCTTACAGGGGCACGATGCCTCTAAAATTGGACATTTCATTAAAGCATCTCAGAGACAATCTCGAGTAGACGAGTTTGACAGCCAACGATAGACGCGACCTGCGTTGACCGTCACCCGATCCAATGCCCCTTTCTGATCCTGCCTGACGGATCCCTAGCCGATCCGACACTTTgacctcttttctctctcaaaAGGCGGCCAGCCCTACACCCTCACATGGATATCCGCAGCGTCCGAACTCATCACGAGACTCTCTCGACTTGATTTGTTGGGGACCGAGGATCTATGGGTCTCGCGCAGATCCAGAGTCATTTACATGTGCTAATCGTCCTGTGAGCGCGTGAGCACTTGCAAAAAGAATACGAGCAGTCGCCAggcaatcaatcaatcagcAAATCTTCCTTCATCTCGCAAACACAGTTAATCCGTCGTCCGGACGCCATAACGGTCCGAGGGTCCGGAAGGTGGAGGTGTTCAACGTCCAACTGAAAGAAAACGTCTTTAACTAAACAAGTAATCAATCACGAGCTCGAGTGTCACGCTGCACGCAGATGCAAGCTTTGGGGTTTCAACTGCAACATCGCAGTTGGCCATCTTTGattcttcctcttttctGCCACCATCATTATCCCTATTAGTTAAAGGGGACATGCGCTTCCCATGTCCCAAGTCGAAAAACATGAAATCAATCAATAATGCCCTACCACCAGAAGCTAACCCAACACCTAGACGTCCGAGGCTCTCAAGGAATGTATGAGCAAACAAACACAAGCGAATCGAATCGAATCAAAAACACCCAAATGCATCAGAGGTTCTGTTCCCCACCCTGTTGAAGGCGAATGCGATCCTCTTACAGCATCGCGAATCCCGCAAACATGGTGCTCAGTACGACTGCCAGGCCCCATGTTCGGCCGGCCTCGAGAGCCGAGGAGCCGTTCTTGCTGGTAGAGCTGTCCGAGTCGGAGTCGGAGTCATCGCCGCCGGGGTTGCCTGTGAAGATGGTGTCCGCATCGTCGGTTGCGCTGGCTGtggccttgacagcctcagTGCCAGTGGCAGTCGCGGTTGTGTTGTACTTCTTGGGGTTGCTGGCACCGCAGGGGTGGTCCTCTCGACAAGAAGACGCACAAGAGTTGCTTCCCTTGCAGTCCTCAACGCACTGGTTGCCCCATTCCTGGCAGACGTAGTAGGGAATAGTCAGGGAGTACTCCGACACGTTGGGTTGCTTGTTGTCGCCGCAAATGCAGCCGTAGGTGAGGGTTTCCTAGAAGGCTGAGTCAGACCATGTCGTGCTAGAGCAAGCATGAAAAGAATAACACTTACAGGATCACAGCTGTTCACCTTGGGCTCACCCTTACTGGTCTGCCCACAGATGAGCGGGCATGCCTCCTTGGCATTCTGGCACCAAACTCGTCGCTGGGAGATGGGAACACTGTCGGGCTCGATGTAGTAGTCAGCGTTGACAACGGCAACGCAAGAAGCGGCAACAGCCAAGACGGTCGTTCGGAGAGACGGCATGGTGAATGAGTATTTGTGCTGAGTAGTAGAATTCGTcgtgaagatgatggagtaTGTGTCTGAAGCCCAAACAAAAAGCTCGTAAACGGACAAGATTGACGAGAAGGTCGGGGGATTACTGCAACTTGGGGTCAGCAGTTTTAACTTCATTTGCAACCAAGGCTCGCCCTTTCCCAGGCTGAGGGAACCTCGGGGCGCCGTTGGGAGGTCGAGGTATGCAAGAGGCTATCCCCACGACAACAGAGGAAAGAGGCtttgtcttggccttggctgggTCAGATTTTCACGTACAATTATGGTAGGTAGGTCAAACGAGGAAGCGAGGGATTGCGAAACGGGGGAAGAGCGagagttggagaaggagcAAAATTAAGAAGTCGCTTGAGAAACAAGCAAATAACGATTGTCGGGAACTGAAAGGCAAGAGTAAGACTCTTTTTTGTGCAGCAGCGAGTGTATATGTTGAAAGACGGGACAGGcgggagggggaggaagaggagaagaggatcaGACAAAGCAATGGAACCCTACGGAGCCCCGGACGGTCGGCTACGGTACAAGCAGACAGGCTATGGATACTACATAGTACAAGCTACCTCCGGTACAGCCCAAGAGAAATGAGCCATAATGGAGACGAGACCCGAGGCTGGTTGATTATCACGACCACAGACCACCGCCTGGGTGTTTGTGACCTGCAAAGTAGCACCAGTATTCCTCCGGAGCAAGAGGCGAGCAGGGGACCTCAGCACCAGAGCAGCAGTATTTGGCTTAGCTCCCACCTATCCCAGGAGCCATGCCCGTCACTCGGCGCAGCCTGGTGGTCAGGAATGCCTGGGACCCTCACGGCCCAGGCCATTGTCGGTCTAGCCCCGACAGGGTTTCCCGTGCTTGAAGCTTCTGCTTGGGCGGATTGTGGTCTGGGGAGGCTTGGGAGGCTTGCAGTGGTGCAGTTGTTAGTTTGGTCCATTTGCATGTAATCTCTAGAACCCTTATTTCTTGCTCATCATGGAATAGGGGGCGCTCGCCTTGATATTAAGCTGCCAGCCCAGTCTGTTCTATTGATGACAATCCCAATCGGCATGTTCCTCATTCGAGGTCACTGTCCCTTCCTACACTTGAAGTTTCAATCTCAGTTGTCTCGCTTGTCAGtcagtgccagtgccagtgccagtgccagtgccagcgAGGCCCCTGggcttcctctcctctcaccCTCAACCACATGTCTCACGCCTGGTTGGTGGCGCCGACGGCCGACGAGAAGCAAGCCCCACATGGGGGATTGAAGCGATATGAGCCCACTTGCTGCACTTTGTTTTGACCCTTTCTCTCATTGTGCATCACCACTGACTTGTGTCTCCCGCGTACGGCGCCTCCAGTTGGTTGTGCTGTGCACGCCATGAATGTTTACGAGCCCACCACCTCGAGACTCCTCGGGGAGTCGCGGCGGGCCACTCGAATGCGAGAATGGTGGCCAATTCTTCCCAAAACAGGCAACTCTGACTATGCGCCTAGCTTCTGGATTAGAGCCGAAGTGCCGCTCGTATTTCTTGCATACGTGATAGGCGATTATAGTCAGTGTCTCCGTACTTTCGGACCATTTCTTGTGGATATTTACGAGACTGCTCGACCCCGCGCGTGATGCACAACGACGAGaacatgatgatgaagcgGCGCCGGTGACCTGTAACTTCCTGTCTAAACTCATTGCAGACGGCACAGCATCGGACGGGTCAACTACGCTGACGCGGCCACTGAGGAATGGCTGGAACTTGCATGCAGGCAGATGTCGGCTGGCTGAGCGGGATATGCAAGCCCACGAGATGTGGCATGCCGCACAAATCTCTGTGATACCACACAATATTACTTCAAGCCCGTGAGTTGAGCCGAGAAGAGAAGGCGTTGCCCGAGACAGGAGCCAGTCGGGGGCTGGCTTCAGGTTGGTGGAGGTGACAGGCTCGCACGTCCACAGTCGTCGAGGTCTAGAAGCACCACTACAGGGATCGCTTGGTCTGGGGATATAACGTAGTGCCAACGGCCCCAGGAGGCGGAGCTGAGAGACCCAACATGCTCAAGCCCAACTCGTCTTTATTGCTGACGGGCTCAAAATCGTCTTCCTGTCAGTTTCCGTAGTGACGGCATGTTGACGGGACACGACAGATGAGCCGGGCAAAAAATAGTCGGTGGCTTTAGGACATTGACGGCGTAAACCATCCATGGGCAGATCCACAAGCCGATATGTACTTCTGTCAGACCACGACTCTCGGCTGCCTTCTCACATGAATCCTAGAGATGATTACGGCCAGGATGAGCGGGTTGACCGCCTCTGGCACCGTGCATCATCCGCCTCGAGCCACACGCCACTTGGGGCTTGGAATAAGCTTACCTAGCTCGTTGCCTCCAAGAGAGCTTGAAGCTCTGAAGCTCCGGGAGCCAGAGTCTGTTCGGTCGAGGACGGAACGGAGCTGACTCGGAGGGCTGTGAGACACGGCCCGGGGACGAGATGCAAGGTGGGTGTGGAGGACGGGATTTTGGTGATTCGAAGAAAGACAACGAGTCGTCATGGCTCTTTAATCTCAGCTTTCGAGAAAGGTATAGGGGGAACTCCAGCATGAGGGCTCAAATCAGCACCAATCACCACATCTTTGCCCTCAAGCCTGTTGATACCAGGGGAAGCAAACAGCTGAAGAAACAGGCTTCGGCATAAGCCCTGCCGGATACTGACTAGAGCACCGGGAGTTGCCCGCCGTTGTTGGCGGTTACCAGCCCGATGTACCTCCCATGCTCCCGGGTCGGCGGCCCCTCTTTCGGCCGGAAACAGACAAGCTTCCGCGCCCGACAACGTTTGAGGCTCCGAGTCCTTGCAACATCACGTCAAAATCAGACATCCGCCACAATAAGCAGTTTTCCGGGGCATCGCCTTGTCCTGGCTGCCTTTGTTTTGTTTGCTAGTGATATTGATCCTCTTCTGTTGTTGTTTGCGCTCTACTAGATTGTTACGAGTCACCCCGGTGAAGCCCGATCCCACCTCGCAACGAATTACTAAAGCAGGGCTGCAATCGACTGTTGCCCTGACTCGCCAACGAAGCCCTCTATCAGGTCATTGTCCGAGTGAACCTAAGCGACTGGCGATTAACCCATCTTGCGCGAAATACAACATCCCGATCGACCGAGAGATACATGACCCCGAGATCGTCATCGCCAACGCATCGACTGCTCATACTTTGAAACGCTCTCGGCAGTCGCATGGTTGAATGAATGGCGACGGTGGTAGATCAGGCGCCTGCTGATGGCGGTTTCGGCGCCGGCGCAGAGCACTCCGAGACACACGGCACGTCCATCGAGGTGTTTGAGACACCGCGGACCTCATTCGACCACGACCGACCCCTCGACGACAATGATGCCGCAGCCTCGACTGTCTCGCCGAGCTCCATCACCTCGCCGCCGTACTGGCTCAATGTGCATGGCCACCAGCGTTCCGCCTCCAACATGTCGGCCGAGTCAGTCCTGCCCGCGGGCGCCATCAGCCTCCGCGACAACGAGGCGAACGAGCACGACGACCGCAACAATGCCTGCTGGGCCAAGAGCGTCGAGATTGTCAGCTACACCGTCGTCAACGGGAGCACCACTAACATTGGCGCCTTTGTCGTGTGGAACATCCGTGTCGAGACGCTGAATGTGGGTTATTGACCTTTGGAGTTTTTATTAGCTGGGCTGACTCAATGAGTAGGGGAGTTATATGAACATTCGAAAGCGATATTCCGAGTTTGACGACTTTCGATACCGACTGGTCCAGACCTTTCCTGGTTTCGAGGCGGCAGTTCCGGCTCTTCCGCCCAAGAGCGTCATCTCCAAATTCCGGCCCCGATTTCTTGAGAAGAGGCGGGCGGGT
This region includes:
- a CDS encoding Peptide hydrolase — its product is MGKPAISMAASSTMPRIPSPFTTLALCIFALVSTTLFSPAAAAGSMTLSDDALNNIPSPGDDFDIHKGKLLAPILIPRVPGTEGQLRTQKHFVDFFTENLPEWTLEWQNSTSKTPATGNKDVPFANLIFRRDPPWAQKGDVSRLTLAAHYDSKYEPEGFIGATDSAAPCAMLMHLARSIEAGLKAKWETMQKNGDDGLDDAQGIQILFLDGEEAFHEWTNDDSLYGSRSLAEQWEFQFHGSTSTYRTPLDSISLFVLLDLLGEKNPRVPSYFLTTHWAYRAMAALEKRMRELNLLETKPKRAFLPEVNKDATRFSRSYIDDDHRPFMQRGVEILHIIPTPFPIMWHKMGDDGENLDLPTVRDWARITTAFVVEWMGIQDFMPGVTGTKAKRSGAAATTTTSRRTEL
- a CDS encoding PX domain-containing protein YPT35, yielding MATVVDQAPADGGFGAGAEHSETHGTSIEVFETPRTSFDHDRPLDDNDAAASTVSPSSITSPPYWLNVHGHQRSASNMSAESVLPAGAISLRDNEANEHDDRNNACWAKSVEIVSYTVVNGSTTNIGAFVVWNIRVETLNGSYMNIRKRYSEFDDFRYRLVQTFPGFEAAVPALPPKSVISKFRPRFLEKRRAGLQYFLNCILLNPEFSGSPVLKEFLFA